In Mycoplasmopsis cynos, the following are encoded in one genomic region:
- a CDS encoding ABC transporter permease, whose amino-acid sequence MWNLFKEVWRSLSKNKITVTGLTILVFLTSGVFTVLHDTAKAMKKQYDRYKDVSRPHDLTVDLNLPISGSAYNNGYFINGLSKEGASLSANEKAKNYLNNAQEDYYDKPLKYYPKNHIQTTEVINFSKVSDNYFLLSNFINDSSYVNKYISRNDFLSFYNSYAPEELKNNINDDSQKNDNKKKPESLFKLDFSKPQKTFKLNHKITFNVYVKNINNNFELDSENVKLDKNAKYTFDKQYKLSDISYITSNDEKSVNISQLSTLFINFKTHQMTFDSIKGSEWENIDGAIKVFGDELAGLLGFKRIKNSEFVYELDKGKSAILIDIKSDDKVPNFVDKVLKNELPYKTLFNNSDKSIEKINHFTFEANKDYNIPKEWAYNRKKTISYERKHYKTTYVNEYKKRWSGSFKTFMDNLISLSKDKKIPKEFSDFSYWEKNIKTELIPFVGNEISSEEDKNIITFDEVNNEKLSFAPLNDQPKKIDYNAYKFDGTKTIAEIENIKKTGNDQKIKYEANEEEYKRISNKSIAADTFIKIRNGALAITKQDIYKYVLDKKISKQNIGIRQSITIDSFDDNDGKKVYHFVNLGDKERKISGIQNNINNLVNENKNNSLNRKTQNIADFFKTKEIDPYISTVILNNAIANILPYPNYIKPDYDFQELVFTNQLNNDVTVQKRAKIYKLAKYIGEKNRQEKDYNIFANIGITFLNDNEYLIVVPETDNQNNIIRWRNAKIDNATNGIIKRNNLKDYLTNNKLTLKAKINENGFVEKVPDFTNSVFVPFGFRGPDVEVVNQALNENVLNLGVERLQKNILNSTFYSEGFIKEDTWLVFVKALLTTFNKNNFAKVFSSGLINFNVLPKIILDGIYEITHDSNGDYLRKFLIEFIDNIIKKVNEKNNTEEEKRKYIAQNIDNLFNFISLLSGNKALDFASIFEVLKISKDVNKFLLILKDLINSINYRKITDYTNEFFLTQHNKVKVINGIEYTRKLSVYDIMLAVLRGIEQKEFKEALIKLLDNIDVSYLKNFSNKNNPINLLLSFLPGQAKDLLGSLNAYKNDDKNAYKNILDGAKFFIRNFDFNTFINVLNQKKSEKTFSYEEEEFNAILNSSNTVKRNLLLTSLDFDDIIFAFLKGNFNIPGSNKRVKEELIKMFNLSSKGSSIEIAENKFLTIPTSDNDKIGFFELINLLTNKSNSLNKKDINSKNEILKNSSNEVFLSIENFINFLDKQTVDVDASKWVYEYQQIALAYFGWNIKQNNIIKISDIKAKVKEWKEIINIFKNDSTEIAIDNLNNSFARLSLELDTYKNINVSSIFNIVSSKLLSQLLKSNYGSYSYLKDIFPIVKIWFKIFEDNKISFDKATSFANDFLSFANDKEIVELFNSFDLFKPSAQNIVGFNETGFGISRSLANPRAMRNLLFEKVKGEYKNLKLAELAKKYPEFKNFIEDNSFIITQTISYIAASLKFNPLDNEAKTYKGIKIKYPSIFSLYIDQFINNFLQRDVIKNNIDALRKILYNDYANTSFESIGISDVLVNGILRKLFPQVLIWTLVDTNNTGSSSQNNSNLAYFIQNKLINFEEFLKDEKLVKEFVKSFTKESVYVPVVEKDFVYRVAIDNDIFVKLEDEYKKDKTNKKYKFFDIDLYQFFDAVLSSITGLTKSNNILRFNQPASYIAKVNYAFLKNNNKEIYEGSIPENPIELNQLLSILPDKYTLNVNGSKYIIVGEDISFDYFYPILDENNLQINTKDQAIVYVNDNGFDRIRQAFRGTVVKEYLTIKYDGKADENLNNFKNNLETFVQSNIDDVAKLQRTYLYNELDPINPERSLRIRTIEQIIGSVSYTSNILLAILISLVTISVIFIIKRYIANKNKVIGILIAQGYTPLQIAASLSVFAIFTIVIGDIIGYITGFMLQGKGIRILESYWTVPIETLSFNPITLIISLLIPLLTMTILIIFIALRSLRYKAIDLMSGIVDVNVNELHNKYQKTFSKFNIKTKFGASLIFNSFWKLTSFAISVILASITTIIGFGTFGVFEKSINETYVNRKYNYKFDLVSPTKEGGLYNPFTIDDLDRTLYVPIGKITELNQYQSDYFAAGKSSAVNVENKNGIPSEFDGHVITQFSVNIKIDSSVSVDPFEIIYNSLPDTQKARILQLRDKVGYALTKSQKNLVFKKIKNKEGKLVDSNVIDINETVKNKVYEFFQYVPNKDNIINGKFFYLKWDNIQKTYNHKVISTNQYRDEYRKFLVAGYKWIEKHTDVRDYFVSFNGIILNPDTNETYTYLDSSYQKQDIRLYGYKSNSKQIKIVSSNNENLLYKIEDEFKRNGSSIDKPIPLIINNVSKNKFNLKYGDQIKLKITNKIDRFTKKIKDRIDGKKTKKPTLKDEPSEKEYTFYVYEYNPTFINNEFIIPKLAADKILGFDELINKKLAKINDNKDNKNKPNLPKNFNEENYKFNGIFSTDKLPVQLILSTSLYTPSGYSGSIDSFNIENLSSKDKKDFFDGLFGSKTTNPNSSEGILARLGYSDNQIGKFLSENFDPKRDDYKKFYEEAKNNPDIYIKAFAEVFDGKLFIPSAYTLESKDIEIGFTLSIAKTVQIIVTIVTILCFAIAIIILVIISTILINENERNIAIWSILGYSNKEKILIFFGIYIPFIIVSLIFAFPLAFGFMSIFSSFLTISASISIPLSISVFNVLATVSVVFGVFLITSLLSWYGINKVKAIDLLKGK is encoded by the coding sequence ATGTGAAACTTATTTAAAGAAGTTTGAAGATCTTTATCTAAAAATAAGATTACTGTTACCGGCCTGACTATATTAGTTTTTCTAACTTCAGGTGTTTTTACAGTGTTGCATGATACAGCAAAAGCAATGAAAAAACAATATGATAGATATAAGGATGTTTCTAGACCACACGATTTAACTGTGGATTTAAATTTACCAATTAGCGGATCAGCATATAATAATGGATATTTTATAAATGGTTTAAGCAAAGAAGGAGCCAGTTTAAGCGCTAATGAGAAAGCTAAAAACTATCTTAATAATGCGCAAGAAGATTATTATGATAAACCATTAAAATATTATCCAAAAAATCATATTCAAACAACAGAAGTTATTAATTTTAGTAAAGTTAGTGATAACTATTTTTTATTATCTAATTTTATAAATGATAGTTCATATGTAAATAAATATATTTCAAGAAATGATTTTTTAAGTTTTTATAATTCATACGCTCCTGAAGAATTAAAAAACAATATAAATGATGATAGTCAAAAAAATGATAATAAGAAAAAACCAGAATCATTATTTAAGTTAGATTTTTCTAAACCACAAAAAACTTTTAAATTAAACCATAAAATTACTTTTAATGTTTATGTTAAAAATATTAATAATAATTTTGAACTAGATTCTGAAAATGTAAAACTTGACAAAAATGCAAAATATACTTTTGATAAACAATATAAATTAAGTGATATAAGTTATATAACTAGTAATGATGAGAAAAGTGTGAATATATCTCAATTATCTACTTTATTTATAAACTTTAAAACCCACCAAATGACTTTTGATTCAATTAAAGGTTCTGAATGAGAAAATATCGACGGAGCAATAAAGGTTTTCGGAGATGAGTTAGCCGGTCTTCTTGGTTTTAAAAGAATTAAAAATAGTGAGTTTGTTTATGAACTTGATAAAGGCAAATCTGCCATTCTTATAGATATAAAAAGTGATGATAAAGTTCCTAACTTTGTTGATAAGGTATTAAAAAATGAATTACCTTATAAAACATTATTTAATAATAGTGATAAATCAATAGAAAAGATTAATCATTTTACTTTTGAGGCAAATAAAGACTACAATATTCCAAAAGAATGAGCTTATAATAGAAAAAAGACAATAAGTTATGAGAGAAAACATTATAAAACTACATATGTTAATGAATACAAAAAAAGATGATCAGGTTCATTCAAGACTTTTATGGATAATTTAATATCCTTAAGCAAGGATAAGAAAATTCCAAAGGAATTTTCGGACTTTTCTTATTGAGAGAAAAATATTAAAACTGAATTAATTCCTTTTGTTGGGAATGAAATATCTTCAGAAGAAGATAAAAATATTATTACATTTGATGAAGTTAATAATGAAAAGCTATCATTTGCCCCTCTTAATGATCAACCCAAAAAAATTGACTATAATGCTTATAAATTTGATGGAACCAAAACTATTGCAGAAATAGAAAATATAAAAAAAACCGGTAACGATCAAAAAATTAAATATGAGGCTAATGAAGAAGAATACAAAAGAATATCAAATAAATCAATTGCTGCTGATACTTTTATCAAAATAAGAAACGGTGCACTTGCGATAACAAAACAAGATATTTATAAATATGTATTAGATAAGAAAATAAGTAAACAAAATATTGGAATTAGACAATCTATAACAATAGATTCATTTGATGATAATGATGGTAAGAAGGTTTATCATTTTGTTAATTTAGGTGATAAAGAAAGAAAAATTTCTGGTATTCAAAATAATATTAACAATTTGGTTAATGAAAATAAAAATAATTCATTAAATAGAAAAACACAAAACATTGCTGATTTTTTCAAGACAAAAGAAATTGATCCTTATATTTCTACTGTTATATTAAATAATGCAATTGCTAACATTTTGCCTTATCCTAACTATATTAAGCCTGACTATGATTTTCAAGAATTAGTGTTTACTAATCAATTAAATAATGATGTAACTGTTCAAAAAAGAGCAAAGATTTATAAATTGGCAAAATATATTGGAGAAAAAAATAGACAAGAAAAAGATTACAACATTTTTGCCAATATTGGAATTACATTTTTAAATGATAATGAATATTTAATTGTTGTACCTGAAACTGATAATCAAAATAATATCATTAGATGAAGAAATGCTAAAATAGATAACGCAACAAACGGAATAATTAAAAGAAATAATTTAAAAGACTATTTAACCAATAATAAATTAACTTTAAAAGCAAAAATAAACGAAAATGGTTTTGTTGAAAAAGTTCCAGATTTTACAAATTCAGTTTTTGTTCCATTTGGTTTTAGAGGACCAGATGTGGAAGTTGTAAACCAAGCTCTTAATGAAAATGTTTTAAATTTAGGAGTGGAAAGATTACAAAAAAACATTTTGAATTCAACATTTTATAGTGAAGGTTTTATTAAAGAGGATACGTGATTAGTGTTTGTAAAAGCACTTTTAACAACATTTAATAAAAACAATTTTGCTAAAGTTTTTTCAAGTGGATTAATTAATTTCAATGTTTTACCTAAAATTATTTTAGATGGAATTTATGAAATAACACATGATTCAAATGGTGATTATTTAAGAAAATTTTTAATTGAATTTATTGATAATATAATAAAAAAAGTTAATGAAAAAAATAATACAGAAGAGGAAAAAAGAAAATATATAGCTCAAAATATAGATAATCTTTTTAACTTTATTTCACTACTTTCTGGAAATAAAGCTTTAGATTTTGCATCAATATTTGAAGTCTTAAAAATATCAAAAGATGTTAATAAATTTTTATTAATTCTAAAAGATTTAATTAATTCAATAAACTATAGAAAAATAACTGATTATACAAATGAATTCTTTTTAACACAGCACAACAAGGTAAAAGTTATTAATGGTATCGAATACACAAGAAAATTAAGTGTTTATGATATTATGCTTGCTGTTTTAAGAGGAATTGAACAAAAAGAATTTAAAGAAGCTTTAATTAAATTATTAGATAATATTGATGTTTCTTATTTAAAAAACTTTTCTAACAAAAATAATCCAATCAATTTATTATTATCATTTCTTCCTGGACAAGCGAAGGATTTATTAGGTTCATTAAATGCATATAAAAATGATGATAAGAATGCTTACAAGAACATTTTAGATGGAGCTAAGTTTTTTATTAGAAATTTTGATTTTAATACATTTATTAATGTGTTGAATCAAAAAAAGAGCGAAAAAACATTTTCATATGAAGAAGAAGAATTTAATGCTATATTGAATTCATCAAATACTGTAAAAAGAAATTTACTTTTAACTTCATTAGATTTTGATGATATTATATTTGCATTTTTAAAAGGAAATTTCAATATACCTGGTTCGAATAAAAGAGTTAAAGAAGAACTTATAAAAATGTTTAATTTATCATCAAAAGGATCAAGCATTGAAATTGCTGAAAATAAGTTTTTAACAATTCCTACATCTGATAATGATAAAATTGGTTTTTTTGAGTTAATTAATTTATTGACAAATAAGTCGAATTCATTAAATAAAAAAGATATTAATTCTAAAAATGAAATACTTAAAAATAGCAGCAATGAGGTATTTTTAAGTATTGAGAACTTTATAAACTTTTTAGATAAGCAAACAGTTGATGTTGATGCCTCAAAATGAGTTTATGAATATCAACAAATCGCTTTAGCTTACTTTGGTTGAAATATTAAGCAAAACAATATAATAAAAATTTCAGATATTAAAGCTAAAGTTAAAGAATGAAAAGAAATTATAAATATATTTAAAAATGATAGTACAGAAATTGCTATTGATAATTTAAATAATTCTTTTGCACGTTTAAGTTTAGAATTAGACACATATAAAAACATAAATGTTTCAAGCATTTTTAATATAGTTTCGTCAAAATTACTTAGTCAATTATTAAAAAGTAATTATGGTAGTTACTCATACTTAAAAGATATTTTTCCAATTGTTAAAATATGATTTAAGATATTTGAAGATAATAAAATTTCATTTGATAAAGCAACATCATTTGCTAATGATTTCCTATCATTTGCTAATGATAAAGAAATTGTAGAATTATTTAATTCATTTGATTTATTTAAGCCATCTGCTCAAAACATAGTTGGATTTAATGAAACAGGATTTGGTATTTCAAGATCGCTAGCTAATCCAAGAGCAATGAGAAATCTGTTATTTGAAAAAGTTAAAGGAGAGTATAAAAATTTAAAACTAGCCGAACTAGCTAAAAAATATCCAGAATTTAAAAACTTTATAGAAGATAATAGTTTTATAATTACACAAACAATTTCATATATAGCAGCGTCATTGAAATTTAATCCACTTGATAATGAAGCGAAAACATATAAAGGCATTAAAATTAAGTATCCAAGTATTTTTAGTTTATATATTGATCAATTTATTAATAATTTTTTACAAAGAGACGTAATTAAAAATAATATTGATGCATTAAGAAAAATTTTATACAATGATTATGCAAATACTTCATTTGAAAGCATTGGAATTTCTGATGTTTTGGTTAATGGTATTTTGCGTAAATTATTTCCACAAGTGTTAATATGAACATTGGTTGATACAAATAACACAGGAAGTTCTTCTCAAAATAATTCAAACTTAGCTTATTTTATTCAAAATAAATTAATTAATTTTGAAGAATTTTTAAAAGATGAAAAATTAGTAAAAGAATTTGTGAAGAGTTTTACTAAAGAAAGTGTATATGTTCCCGTAGTTGAAAAAGATTTTGTCTATCGTGTCGCCATTGATAATGATATTTTTGTTAAATTAGAAGACGAATATAAAAAAGATAAAACCAATAAAAAATATAAGTTCTTTGATATTGATTTATACCAATTTTTTGATGCTGTTTTAAGCTCAATTACTGGATTAACTAAGTCAAATAATATTTTAAGATTTAATCAACCAGCTTCGTATATAGCAAAAGTAAATTATGCATTTTTAAAGAATAATAATAAAGAAATATATGAAGGAAGCATTCCTGAGAACCCGATCGAGTTAAATCAATTGTTATCAATTTTACCTGACAAATATACCTTGAATGTTAATGGTTCTAAATATATAATTGTTGGAGAAGATATTTCATTTGATTACTTTTATCCAATTTTAGATGAAAATAATTTACAAATAAATACCAAAGATCAAGCAATTGTTTATGTAAATGACAATGGTTTTGATAGAATCCGTCAAGCATTTAGAGGAACCGTTGTTAAAGAATATTTAACAATTAAATACGATGGTAAAGCTGATGAAAATTTAAACAATTTTAAAAATAATCTTGAAACATTCGTTCAAAGCAATATCGATGATGTTGCGAAATTACAAAGAACATACTTATATAACGAATTAGACCCTATTAACCCTGAAAGAAGTTTAAGAATTAGAACAATTGAGCAAATTATTGGTTCTGTTTCATATACATCTAATATTCTTTTAGCTATTTTAATATCTCTTGTTACTATTTCTGTAATATTTATTATTAAAAGATATATAGCAAATAAAAATAAAGTCATCGGTATTTTAATTGCTCAAGGTTATACACCATTGCAAATCGCAGCTTCATTATCTGTGTTCGCGATTTTTACCATTGTTATTGGTGATATTATCGGATATATTACTGGATTTATGTTGCAAGGTAAAGGAATAAGAATTTTAGAAAGTTATTGAACTGTTCCGATAGAAACATTGTCATTTAACCCAATAACATTGATAATTAGCTTATTAATTCCTTTATTAACAATGACAATTTTAATCATTTTTATTGCTTTAAGATCATTGAGATATAAAGCAATTGATTTAATGTCTGGTATTGTTGATGTTAATGTAAATGAACTTCATAATAAGTATCAAAAAACATTTAGTAAATTTAATATAAAAACAAAGTTTGGCGCATCATTAATATTTAATAGTTTTTGAAAATTAACTTCATTTGCTATTTCAGTAATATTAGCAAGTATCACAACAATAATTGGATTTGGTACATTCGGTGTGTTTGAAAAATCTATTAATGAAACATATGTAAATAGAAAATATAATTATAAATTTGACTTAGTTTCTCCAACGAAAGAGGGTGGTTTATATAATCCATTTACGATTGATGATTTAGATAGAACACTCTATGTTCCAATTGGAAAAATTACAGAATTGAATCAATATCAATCTGACTATTTTGCAGCAGGTAAGTCAAGCGCTGTGAATGTTGAAAATAAGAATGGAATTCCATCTGAATTTGATGGCCATGTTATAACACAATTTTCAGTTAATATTAAGATTGATTCAAGTGTTTCAGTTGATCCCTTTGAAATAATTTATAATTCTCTGCCTGATACTCAAAAGGCAAGAATCCTTCAATTAAGAGACAAAGTGGGATACGCCTTAACAAAATCTCAAAAAAACCTTGTGTTTAAGAAAATAAAGAATAAAGAAGGTAAATTAGTTGATTCTAATGTTATTGATATTAATGAAACTGTAAAAAATAAGGTCTATGAATTTTTCCAATATGTTCCAAATAAAGATAATATTATTAATGGGAAATTCTTCTATTTAAAATGAGATAACATTCAAAAAACATACAACCACAAAGTTATATCAACTAATCAATACCGTGATGAATATCGTAAATTTCTTGTAGCAGGATACAAATGAATAGAAAAACACACAGATGTTAGAGATTATTTCGTTTCATTTAATGGAATTATTCTAAATCCAGATACTAATGAAACTTATACATATCTTGATTCTTCATACCAAAAGCAAGATATTAGATTATATGGATATAAAAGTAATTCGAAACAAATTAAAATAGTTAGTTCAAATAATGAAAATCTTTTATATAAAATAGAAGATGAATTTAAACGTAATGGATCATCAATTGATAAACCAATTCCTTTAATTATTAATAATGTTTCTAAGAACAAGTTTAATTTGAAATATGGTGATCAAATTAAGTTGAAAATAACTAACAAAATCGATAGATTTACAAAGAAAATAAAAGATAGAATCGATGGTAAGAAAACTAAAAAACCAACTTTAAAGGATGAACCGTCTGAAAAAGAGTATACATTTTATGTTTATGAATACAACCCAACTTTTATAAACAATGAATTTATTATTCCTAAATTAGCAGCAGATAAAATTCTTGGCTTTGATGAGTTAATTAACAAAAAGCTAGCTAAAATTAATGATAATAAGGATAATAAAAATAAACCAAATCTACCTAAAAACTTTAATGAAGAAAATTATAAATTCAATGGTATTTTTTCAACTGATAAATTACCAGTTCAACTAATCTTATCAACTTCTTTATATACACCTTCTGGTTATTCAGGAAGTATAGATAGTTTTAATATTGAGAACTTAAGTTCAAAAGATAAAAAAGATTTCTTTGATGGATTATTTGGTTCAAAAACAACAAATCCTAATTCAAGTGAAGGAATTTTAGCTAGATTAGGATATAGTGATAATCAAATTGGTAAATTCTTAAGTGAAAACTTTGATCCAAAAAGAGATGATTATAAAAAGTTTTATGAAGAAGCAAAAAACAATCCTGATATTTACATAAAAGCATTTGCAGAAGTTTTTGATGGTAAATTATTTATACCAAGTGCATACACATTAGAATCAAAAGATATTGAAATCGGATTTACCTTATCAATTGCAAAGACAGTGCAGATTATAGTTACAATAGTTACAATACTTTGTTTTGCAATTGCTATAATTATTCTTGTTATTATTTCAACAATATTAATAAATGAAAACGAAAGAAACATAGCAATTTGAAGTATTCTAGGTTATTCAAATAAAGAAAAAATCTTAATATTTTTCGGAATATATATTCCATTTATTATAGTTTCATTAATATTTGCATTTCCATTGGCATTTGGATTTATGAGTATTTTCAGTTCATTCTTAACTATATCTGCATCTATCTCAATTCCATTATCAATTTCAGTGTTTAATGTGCTAGCGACTGTATCTGTTGTATTTGGTGTATTCTTGATTACATCATTATTATCATGATACGGTATAAATAAAGTAAAGGCAATAGATTTATTGAAAGGTAAATAA